A DNA window from Streptomyces canus contains the following coding sequences:
- a CDS encoding phosphatase PAP2 family protein — protein sequence MGDSTVTSLEDRETAAAPDSLMAADGPGLLRRLRTPRRPRLWFEILLIAVSYWTYSLVRNAVPEQKSEALRNADWIWRMEHHLGIAVEESVNHAVNSVTWLVVGMNYYYATLHFIVTLSVLVWLYRSHPGRYAATRMVLFATTGVALVGYYLYPLAPPRLMNGGHFVDTVMVHQTWGSMASGDLKHMSNQYAAMPSMHIGWSLWCGLTIFALASVPWVRVLGLLYPTATLLVIVATANHFWLDAVGGILCLMFGFMVARNWYGALPYTLPKAVPAKPKATPRPVKATG from the coding sequence ATGGGTGACTCGACCGTGACCAGCCTGGAAGACCGCGAGACCGCGGCCGCTCCGGACTCCCTCATGGCCGCGGACGGTCCGGGTCTCCTCCGCCGCCTGCGCACCCCGCGCCGCCCGCGCCTCTGGTTCGAGATCCTGCTGATCGCGGTGAGTTACTGGACGTACTCACTGGTCCGCAACGCGGTTCCGGAGCAGAAGAGTGAGGCGCTGCGCAACGCCGACTGGATCTGGCGGATGGAGCACCATCTGGGCATCGCGGTCGAGGAGTCCGTGAACCACGCGGTGAACTCCGTGACTTGGCTGGTCGTCGGCATGAACTACTACTACGCGACGCTGCACTTCATCGTGACGCTGAGCGTCCTGGTCTGGCTCTACCGCAGCCACCCCGGCCGCTACGCGGCGACGCGTATGGTGCTCTTCGCGACCACGGGCGTGGCGCTGGTCGGTTACTACCTGTATCCGCTGGCACCCCCGCGGCTGATGAACGGCGGCCACTTCGTCGACACGGTCATGGTCCACCAGACCTGGGGCTCGATGGCCTCCGGCGACCTGAAGCACATGTCCAACCAGTACGCCGCGATGCCGTCCATGCACATCGGCTGGTCCCTGTGGTGCGGCCTGACGATCTTCGCGCTGGCGTCGGTGCCGTGGGTACGCGTTCTGGGCCTCCTCTACCCGACGGCGACGCTCCTGGTCATCGTCGCCACCGCCAACCACTTCTGGCTCGACGCGGTCGGCGGCATCCTGTGCCTGATGTTCGGCTTCATGGTGGCGCGAAACTGGTACGGGGCGCTGCCGTACACGTTGCCGAAAGCGGTACCGGCGAAGCCGAAGGCCACTCCGCGGCCTGTCAAGGCCACTGGCTAG
- a CDS encoding LysR family transcriptional regulator: MFDVRRMQMLAAVVSNGSVTAAAARLGYTPSAISQQVAALEKEAGTELLERVGRGVRPTAAGLLLTEYAEAIGRQVAEAETALGDLLAGRTGRLSVRYFATAGARLVAPAVARLRAEHPGVQIDLKLTGPDPLPDVREGRADLALVVGPSDEDGVRLLHLLDDPYLAVLPAAHPLAARRSIHLTDLADEPWVGSEWPGPCLEAQLTACATAGFQPRFVVDSEDYATAQGFVAAGLGVTLIPRLGLGGRHPDVAVRQIRGPEPSRAIHAAVRRTALPQPALDAFVEALREAAAG; the protein is encoded by the coding sequence ATGTTTGATGTGCGACGTATGCAGATGCTGGCGGCCGTGGTGAGCAACGGCTCGGTGACGGCGGCCGCGGCCCGGCTCGGTTACACGCCCTCCGCGATCAGCCAGCAGGTGGCGGCTCTGGAGAAGGAGGCCGGGACCGAGCTCCTCGAACGGGTCGGGCGGGGTGTGCGGCCCACGGCCGCCGGGCTGTTGCTCACGGAGTACGCGGAGGCGATCGGCCGGCAGGTCGCCGAGGCGGAGACGGCCCTCGGGGATCTCCTCGCGGGCCGCACGGGCCGGCTCTCGGTGCGTTACTTCGCCACGGCCGGAGCCCGTCTGGTCGCCCCCGCGGTGGCACGGCTGCGGGCCGAACACCCCGGCGTGCAGATCGATCTGAAGCTGACGGGACCCGACCCGCTGCCGGACGTACGGGAGGGGCGGGCGGACCTGGCGCTGGTGGTGGGACCGTCGGACGAGGACGGCGTACGACTGCTGCATCTGCTCGACGACCCGTACCTGGCCGTGCTCCCCGCGGCCCATCCCCTCGCGGCCCGCCGATCGATCCACCTGACCGACCTGGCCGACGAACCCTGGGTCGGCAGTGAGTGGCCCGGCCCCTGTCTCGAGGCCCAGCTCACCGCCTGCGCCACGGCAGGGTTCCAGCCGCGCTTCGTCGTGGACAGCGAGGACTACGCCACGGCACAGGGCTTCGTGGCGGCGGGACTCGGGGTGACCCTGATCCCGCGGCTGGGGCTCGGGGGCCGGCATCCGGACGTGGCGGTACGGCAGATCCGGGGCCCGGAGCCGTCACGGGCGATCCACGCGGCCGTACGGCGGACCGCGCTGCCGCAACCGGCACTCGATGCGTTCGTCGAGGCACTGCGGGAGGCGGCCGCGGGCTAG
- a CDS encoding DMT family transporter, whose translation MSPASTLRMAVLALLWGSGFLWIKLALDHGLSPAQITIARCVLGTAVLFLLARAAGQRLPRSRSTWGHLIVAALFCNAIPFALFAVGEQSVDSGVAGVLNATTPLWSLLIGVLLGTDRDLRPLRLTGLLLGFAGTVLIFAPWHRSGLLTWGALALLAAATSYAVAFAYMARKLTSGQAPLALSTAQLLMATGWTTLSLPFAGPVDTDLTGLAAVTALGVLGTGVTFYLNYRLIADEGPTTAATVGYLLPVVSVTLGAVLLDERVGPRVLAGMAIVLTGVALTRPKGARGCADMRLRRRARQAPTGRQPKTVARPAKNYAP comes from the coding sequence ATGTCCCCCGCCTCCACTCTGCGTATGGCCGTCCTCGCCCTCCTCTGGGGATCCGGCTTCCTCTGGATCAAGCTCGCCCTCGACCACGGCCTCTCCCCCGCCCAGATCACGATCGCGCGGTGCGTGTTGGGCACGGCTGTGCTGTTCCTCCTGGCCCGCGCGGCCGGTCAGCGGCTGCCCCGCTCCCGCTCCACCTGGGGCCATCTGATCGTCGCCGCACTGTTCTGCAACGCCATCCCCTTCGCTCTGTTCGCGGTCGGTGAGCAGAGCGTCGACTCCGGTGTCGCGGGCGTCCTGAACGCGACGACCCCGCTGTGGTCCCTGCTGATCGGCGTCCTGCTCGGCACCGACCGCGACCTGCGCCCCCTACGGCTGACCGGCCTGCTCCTCGGCTTCGCAGGCACCGTGCTGATCTTCGCCCCCTGGCACCGCTCGGGCCTGCTGACCTGGGGCGCCCTGGCCCTCCTGGCCGCCGCCACGAGCTACGCCGTGGCCTTCGCGTACATGGCCCGCAAACTCACCTCCGGGCAGGCCCCGTTGGCCCTGTCCACCGCCCAACTCCTCATGGCGACCGGCTGGACCACCCTGTCCCTGCCGTTCGCGGGCCCCGTGGACACCGACCTCACCGGGTTGGCGGCGGTCACGGCCCTGGGCGTCCTGGGCACCGGCGTGACGTTCTACCTCAACTACCGCTTGATAGCCGACGAGGGCCCCACAACGGCGGCCACGGTCGGCTATCTGCTGCCGGTCGTCTCGGTGACCCTGGGCGCGGTGCTGCTGGACGAGCGGGTGGGGCCGAGGGTGCTGGCGGGCATGGCGATCGTGCTGACAGGGGTGGCGCTGACACGCCCCAAAGGGGCGCGGGGCTGTGCCGATATGCGGCTCCGCCGCAGGGCGCGACAAGCCCCCACCGGCCGGCAGCCGAAGACGGTGGCCCGCCCGGCGAAGAACTACGCCCCGTAG
- a CDS encoding bifunctional [glutamine synthetase] adenylyltransferase/[glutamine synthetase]-adenylyl-L-tyrosine phosphorylase, with protein sequence MTAAPGRRSSTFTRLLRHGFTDPSAAERLLDSAELSGVRNDPVLLEALGATADPDLALHGLVRLLEAQPGRELLDTVIAAKPLRDRLLGVLGASAALAEHLARHPGDWHALVTYEPRDLHPGVEEFERGLAEATDPVALRVAYRRCLLSIAARDVCGTTDLAETAAELADLATATLRAALAIARAAAPDDAALCRLAVIAMGKCGGHELNYVSDVDVIFVGEAVDGADEGKALRAATKLASHMMRVCSETTVEGSIWPVDANLRPEGRNGPLVRTLASHLAYYQRWAKTWEFQALLKARPVAGDLELGEEYVAALEPLVWKAAERENFVADVQKMRRRVVENIPVAELDRQLKLGPGGLRDVEFAVQLLQLVHGREDRSLRSGTTLDALQALAAGGYVGRADAAQLDDAYRFLRSMEHRIQLYRLRRTHLVPEDEADLRRLGRSLGLRADPVTELNREWKRHTSVVRRLHEKLFYRPLLDAVAQLGPGEIRLSAGAARERLVALGYADPASALRHLEALASGVSRKAAIQRTLLPVMLGWFAESADPDAGLLNFRKVSDALGKTPWYLRLLRDEGAAAENLARVLSAGRLAPDLLMRAPEAVALLGDGEGGGLAPRGRAGLEQEILAAVGRAGGAVQGVTAARGVRRRELFRTAAADIVGSYGTETQPAEPDQGALVERVGAAVSDLTAATLAGTLRAVVREGWGDTLPTRFAVIGMGRFGGHELGYGSDADVLFVHEPREGVEEREASEAANKVVSEMRRLLQIPSADPPLLIDAGLRPEGKSGPLVRTLTSYAAYYRRWSLVWESQALLRAEPVAGDEELGRRFVELIDPLRYPTAGLGDDAVREIRRLKARMESERMPRGADPKLHTKLGPGGLSDVEWTVQLLQMRHGAGEPGLRTTRTRAALAAARAVGLISEEDTQVLDGAWVLATRVRNAVMLVRGRAGDTFPTETRELAAVGRYLGYEAGHVGDMLDDYRRTARRARGVVDELFYGA encoded by the coding sequence ATGACGGCGGCGCCGGGGCGCAGGAGCAGTACCTTCACGCGGCTTCTGCGGCACGGTTTCACCGATCCGTCGGCCGCCGAGCGGCTGCTCGACAGCGCGGAGCTGAGCGGCGTACGCAATGACCCGGTACTGCTGGAGGCGCTCGGTGCGACCGCCGACCCCGACCTCGCGCTGCACGGTCTCGTACGGCTCCTGGAGGCGCAGCCCGGCCGGGAGCTGCTCGACACCGTGATAGCGGCGAAGCCGTTGCGCGATCGGCTGCTCGGGGTGCTCGGCGCGTCCGCCGCGCTCGCCGAGCATCTCGCCCGGCACCCCGGCGACTGGCATGCCCTCGTCACCTACGAGCCGCGCGATCTGCACCCCGGCGTCGAGGAGTTCGAACGCGGGCTCGCCGAGGCCACCGACCCTGTCGCCCTGCGCGTCGCCTACCGCCGCTGTCTGCTGTCGATCGCCGCCCGTGACGTGTGCGGCACCACCGACCTCGCCGAGACCGCCGCCGAACTCGCCGACCTCGCCACCGCGACCCTGCGCGCCGCGCTCGCCATAGCGCGGGCGGCCGCACCCGACGACGCCGCGCTGTGCCGGCTCGCGGTGATCGCGATGGGCAAGTGCGGGGGCCACGAGCTGAACTACGTCTCCGACGTGGACGTGATCTTTGTCGGTGAAGCCGTCGACGGGGCCGACGAGGGCAAGGCCCTGCGCGCCGCCACCAAGCTCGCCTCCCACATGATGCGCGTCTGCTCCGAGACCACCGTCGAGGGGTCCATCTGGCCCGTCGACGCCAACCTGCGGCCCGAGGGCAGAAACGGCCCGCTCGTCCGCACCCTCGCCAGCCACCTCGCCTACTACCAGCGCTGGGCCAAGACCTGGGAGTTCCAGGCCCTCCTCAAGGCCCGCCCGGTCGCCGGCGACCTCGAGCTGGGCGAGGAGTACGTCGCGGCCCTCGAACCCCTGGTCTGGAAGGCCGCCGAGCGCGAGAACTTCGTCGCCGACGTGCAGAAGATGCGGCGCCGGGTCGTGGAGAACATCCCCGTCGCCGAGCTCGACCGGCAACTGAAGCTCGGCCCCGGTGGGCTCAGGGACGTCGAATTCGCCGTACAGCTCCTGCAGTTGGTGCACGGCCGCGAGGACCGTTCGCTGCGCAGCGGCACCACCCTCGACGCCCTGCAGGCCCTCGCCGCCGGCGGCTACGTCGGACGTGCAGACGCGGCACAGCTCGACGACGCCTACCGCTTCCTGCGCTCCATGGAGCACCGCATACAGCTCTACCGGCTGCGCCGCACCCACCTGGTCCCCGAGGACGAGGCCGACCTGCGCCGCCTCGGCCGCTCCCTCGGTCTGCGGGCCGACCCGGTGACCGAGCTGAACCGCGAGTGGAAGCGGCACACCTCCGTCGTACGACGCCTGCACGAGAAGCTCTTCTATCGGCCGCTGCTGGACGCCGTGGCCCAACTCGGCCCCGGGGAGATCAGGTTGAGCGCCGGGGCGGCGCGCGAGCGGCTGGTCGCGCTCGGGTACGCCGACCCGGCCTCCGCCCTTCGGCACCTGGAGGCCCTGGCCTCCGGCGTCAGCCGCAAGGCGGCCATCCAGCGCACTCTTCTCCCGGTCATGCTGGGCTGGTTCGCCGAGTCCGCCGACCCGGACGCCGGACTTCTCAACTTCCGCAAGGTGTCCGACGCGTTGGGCAAGACCCCTTGGTACCTACGGTTGTTGAGGGACGAGGGCGCCGCCGCAGAGAACCTCGCACGCGTCCTGTCCGCCGGACGCCTCGCCCCCGACCTGCTGATGCGCGCACCCGAAGCCGTGGCGCTCCTCGGGGACGGCGAGGGCGGCGGACTGGCTCCGCGCGGGCGGGCCGGTCTCGAGCAGGAGATACTCGCCGCGGTCGGCCGCGCGGGCGGCGCCGTCCAGGGCGTCACGGCGGCCCGCGGTGTCCGCCGCCGCGAACTCTTCCGTACGGCCGCCGCGGACATCGTCGGCTCCTACGGCACCGAGACCCAGCCGGCCGAGCCGGACCAGGGCGCCCTGGTGGAGCGCGTCGGTGCCGCCGTGTCCGACCTGACCGCCGCGACCCTCGCCGGCACCCTGCGCGCGGTCGTCCGGGAGGGCTGGGGCGACACCCTGCCCACCCGGTTCGCCGTGATCGGCATGGGCCGCTTCGGCGGTCACGAACTCGGCTACGGCTCCGACGCGGACGTCCTGTTCGTCCACGAGCCGCGCGAGGGCGTCGAGGAGCGGGAGGCTTCCGAGGCCGCCAACAAGGTCGTCTCCGAGATGCGCCGCCTGCTCCAGATCCCGAGCGCCGACCCACCGCTGCTCATCGACGCCGGCCTGCGCCCGGAGGGCAAGTCCGGGCCGCTGGTACGCACGTTGACGTCGTACGCGGCCTACTACCGCCGCTGGTCGCTGGTCTGGGAGTCACAGGCCCTGCTGCGGGCCGAACCGGTCGCCGGGGACGAGGAGTTGGGCCGCCGGTTCGTCGAACTGATCGATCCCCTGCGCTATCCGACGGCGGGCCTCGGCGACGACGCCGTACGCGAGATACGGCGGCTGAAGGCGCGCATGGAGTCCGAGCGGATGCCTCGCGGCGCCGACCCCAAGCTGCACACCAAGCTCGGCCCTGGTGGCCTGTCCGACGTCGAGTGGACGGTCCAGCTCCTCCAGATGCGGCACGGTGCCGGCGAGCCGGGGCTGCGGACCACCCGCACCCGGGCGGCGCTCGCTGCCGCGCGGGCGGTCGGGCTGATCTCCGAGGAGGACACCCAGGTCCTCGACGGGGCGTGGGTGCTGGCCACGCGGGTGCGGAACGCGGTGATGCTGGTGCGGGGGCGGGCCGGGGACACGTTTCCGACGGAGACGCGTGAACTCGCCGCTGTGGGCCGGTACTTGGGGTATGAGGCGGGGCATGTCGGGGACATGCTCGATGACTACCGACGGACTGCTCGGCGGGCTCGGGGTGTGGTGGACGAGTTGTTCTACGGGGCGTAG
- a CDS encoding pyridoxamine 5'-phosphate oxidase family protein codes for MTEQEPETHLDPRYSDPDATAHSWADAESLLAAAELFWISTVRPDGRPHVTPLPGVWAHGALHFCTGPEERKAKNLAHNAHVALTTGTNIWDRGYDLVVEGEAVRVSDDTRLRELAAAWEAKYGDFWRFEVREGYFHHGPGHAVVYAVAPRTVFGFGKGQPFSQTRWRF; via the coding sequence ATGACCGAGCAGGAACCCGAGACCCACCTCGACCCCCGCTACAGCGACCCCGACGCGACGGCGCACTCCTGGGCCGACGCCGAGTCGCTGCTGGCCGCCGCCGAACTGTTCTGGATCTCGACGGTACGACCGGACGGGCGCCCGCACGTCACGCCGTTGCCGGGCGTGTGGGCGCACGGGGCCCTGCACTTCTGCACCGGCCCCGAGGAGCGCAAGGCGAAGAACCTGGCGCACAACGCGCACGTGGCGCTGACGACCGGCACCAACATCTGGGACAGGGGCTACGACCTGGTGGTGGAGGGCGAGGCGGTGCGGGTGTCCGACGACACGCGTCTGCGGGAGCTGGCCGCCGCGTGGGAGGCGAAGTACGGCGACTTCTGGCGCTTCGAGGTGAGGGAGGGCTATTTCCATCACGGACCGGGACACGCCGTTGTCTATGCGGTGGCGCCGCGCACGGTTTTCGGCTTCGGTAAGGGACAGCCGTTCAGCCAGACGCGGTGGCGCTTCTGA
- a CDS encoding VOC family protein has translation MDMSLEVILLPVTDVDRAKEFYRDTVGFHVDLDGEVMEGVRICQLTPPGSGCSIALVDGLQVPTGAPKPGTYHGMQLCVTDAKAAYEELTSRGLDVSEPVQFAPQDGATFMYFKDPDGNGWAIQEYKRRETEPLHQVLAQQAAR, from the coding sequence ATGGACATGAGCCTCGAAGTCATCCTGCTGCCGGTCACGGACGTGGACCGCGCCAAGGAGTTCTACCGCGACACGGTCGGCTTCCACGTGGACCTGGACGGCGAGGTGATGGAGGGCGTCCGCATCTGCCAGCTGACCCCGCCCGGCTCCGGCTGTTCCATCGCCCTGGTGGACGGCCTCCAGGTGCCGACGGGAGCCCCGAAGCCCGGAACGTACCACGGCATGCAACTGTGTGTGACGGACGCGAAGGCGGCGTACGAGGAACTCACCTCTCGCGGCCTGGACGTCAGCGAACCGGTCCAGTTCGCCCCGCAGGACGGCGCCACCTTCATGTACTTCAAGGACCCGGACGGCAACGGATGGGCGATCCAGGAGTACAAGCGCCGCGAGACGGAGCCCCTGCACCAGGTACTGGCCCAGCAGGCGGCGCGGTAG
- a CDS encoding ribbon-helix-helix domain-containing protein encodes MSLKRTTVYLEDEDLRNLKATASRKGISEAELIREGVRLAIARNRAWDEPAGLPVLDSGDPSFAERSDDILRDTGFGDWSRAS; translated from the coding sequence ATGAGTCTGAAACGCACGACGGTCTACCTTGAGGACGAAGATCTCCGCAACCTCAAAGCCACCGCCTCCCGCAAAGGAATCAGTGAGGCCGAGCTGATCCGCGAGGGCGTCCGTCTCGCGATCGCACGCAACCGCGCGTGGGACGAACCCGCAGGTCTCCCTGTCCTCGACAGCGGGGACCCCTCCTTCGCGGAGCGGTCCGACGACATACTGCGGGACACCGGTTTCGGCGACTGGAGTCGGGCCTCATAG
- a CDS encoding type II toxin-antitoxin system VapC family toxin, whose protein sequence is MIAIAGTSGIIASVDRSCPEHKAARQVMDTAGLLVIPQLVLAELDHLLSGRFNKDAAGQVMDQLIAQARTGRYLLGDASADVLADARLVQGRYRDLALDLTDSVITVLAREYATDAVLTLDRKDFRAIHPLTAHPAFRLLPDDL, encoded by the coding sequence GTGATCGCCATCGCCGGCACCTCGGGCATCATCGCCTCCGTCGATCGCAGTTGCCCCGAACACAAAGCAGCTCGCCAGGTCATGGACACAGCGGGCCTGCTCGTCATCCCGCAGCTCGTACTCGCCGAACTCGACCACCTGCTCAGCGGCCGGTTCAACAAGGACGCCGCCGGGCAGGTCATGGACCAGCTCATTGCGCAAGCGCGGACCGGGCGCTACCTCCTCGGCGACGCCAGTGCGGATGTCCTCGCGGACGCCCGGCTCGTCCAAGGCCGGTACCGGGACCTCGCGCTGGATCTGACCGACTCGGTCATCACCGTCTTGGCACGGGAGTACGCCACTGACGCTGTCCTCACTCTGGACCGGAAGGACTTTCGAGCCATCCATCCGCTCACCGCACACCCGGCGTTCCGGCTCCTGCCCGACGACCTGTAG
- the glnA gene encoding type I glutamate--ammonia ligase: MDKQQEFVLRTLEERDIRFVRLWFTDVLGFLKSVAVAPAELEQAFDEGIGFDGSAIEGFARVYESDMIAKPDPSTFQVLPWRAEAPGTARMFCDILMPDGSPSFADPRYVLKRALARTSDLGFTFYTHPEIEFFLLKDRPLDGSRPTPADNSGYFDHTPQNIGMDFRRQAITMLESMGISVEFSHHEGAPGQQEIDLRYADALSTADNIMTFRLVMKQVALEQGVQATFMPKPFSEHPGSGMHTHLSLFEGDRNAFYESGAEYQLSKVGRSFIAGLLKHAAEIAAVTNQWVNSYKRIWGGSERTAGAGGEAPSYICWGHNNRSALVRVPMYKPGKTGSARIEVRSIDSGANPYLAYALLLAAGLKGVEEGYELPPGAEDDVWALSNSERRAMGIEPLPQNLGEALTLMERSDLVAETLGEHVFDFFLRNKRQEWEEYRSEVTAFELRKNLPVL, encoded by the coding sequence ATGGACAAGCAGCAGGAGTTCGTGCTCCGGACATTGGAGGAACGCGACATCCGGTTCGTACGTCTGTGGTTCACGGACGTGCTGGGCTTCCTCAAGTCCGTGGCCGTGGCCCCGGCGGAGCTGGAGCAGGCCTTCGACGAGGGAATCGGTTTCGACGGCTCCGCGATCGAGGGCTTCGCCCGTGTATACGAGTCCGACATGATCGCCAAGCCGGACCCGTCGACCTTCCAGGTCCTTCCGTGGCGGGCCGAGGCCCCCGGTACGGCCCGGATGTTCTGCGACATCCTCATGCCGGACGGCTCCCCGTCCTTCGCGGACCCCAGGTATGTGCTGAAGCGCGCCCTGGCCCGTACCTCCGACCTGGGCTTCACGTTCTACACCCACCCGGAGATCGAGTTCTTCCTGCTGAAGGACCGCCCGCTGGACGGCTCGCGCCCGACCCCGGCCGACAACTCCGGCTACTTCGACCACACCCCCCAGAACATCGGCATGGACTTCCGCCGCCAGGCGATCACCATGCTGGAGTCGATGGGCATCTCGGTCGAGTTCTCGCACCACGAGGGCGCCCCGGGCCAGCAGGAGATCGACCTCCGGTACGCCGACGCGCTCTCCACGGCGGACAACATCATGACGTTCCGCCTGGTCATGAAGCAGGTGGCGCTGGAGCAGGGCGTCCAGGCGACCTTCATGCCGAAGCCGTTCTCCGAGCACCCCGGCAGCGGCATGCACACGCACCTCTCCCTCTTCGAGGGCGACCGCAACGCGTTCTACGAGTCGGGCGCGGAGTACCAGCTCTCCAAGGTCGGCCGCTCCTTCATCGCGGGCCTGCTCAAGCACGCGGCGGAGATCGCGGCGGTCACCAACCAGTGGGTGAACTCGTACAAGCGCATCTGGGGCGGCTCGGAGCGCACCGCCGGCGCCGGCGGCGAGGCCCCCTCCTACATCTGCTGGGGCCACAACAACCGCTCCGCCCTGGTCCGCGTCCCGATGTACAAGCCCGGCAAGACCGGCTCGGCCCGTATCGAGGTCCGTTCCATCGACTCCGGCGCCAACCCGTATCTGGCGTACGCCCTGCTCCTGGCCGCCGGCCTCAAGGGCGTCGAGGAGGGCTACGAGCTCCCGCCGGGCGCCGAGGACGACGTCTGGGCCCTCTCCAACTCCGAGCGCCGCGCCATGGGCATCGAGCCCCTGCCCCAGAACCTGGGCGAGGCCCTCACCCTGATGGAGCGCAGCGACCTGGTGGCCGAGACCCTGGGCGAGCACGTCTTCGACTTCTTCCTGCGCAACAAGCGGCAGGAGTGGGAGGAGTACCGCTCCGAGGTGACGGCGTTCGAGCTGCGGAAGAACCTGCCGGTGCTGTAA
- a CDS encoding DUF3105 domain-containing protein produces MGSAKKSTASARKARIEEMRRAEQARERRNRILTIAASVVVVAGLVVGGIVLVQSQSDDSTAADGKGKGHFVTGSDGVKTWKGTLGRNHVAKTVDYPMEPPVGGDHNQVWMNCNGDVYTKALNNMNAVHSLEHGAVWVTYTDKAKKSDVEALAAKVKKTPYTLMSPDDKQKDPIMLSAWGHQRTVTGANDPNVGKFFEKFVQGAQTPEPGAACTSGLSQ; encoded by the coding sequence ATGGGTTCCGCCAAGAAGAGCACCGCCTCGGCACGCAAGGCGCGCATAGAGGAGATGCGGCGCGCCGAACAGGCCAGAGAGCGCCGCAACAGGATCCTCACGATCGCCGCGAGCGTGGTCGTCGTCGCCGGTCTGGTCGTCGGCGGCATCGTGCTGGTGCAGTCGCAGTCCGACGACAGCACGGCGGCCGACGGCAAGGGGAAGGGTCACTTCGTCACGGGCTCGGACGGTGTGAAGACCTGGAAGGGCACGCTGGGCCGCAACCATGTCGCCAAGACGGTGGACTACCCGATGGAGCCCCCGGTCGGCGGTGACCACAACCAGGTCTGGATGAACTGCAACGGCGACGTCTACACCAAGGCGCTCAACAACATGAACGCCGTGCACTCGCTGGAGCACGGCGCGGTCTGGGTGACGTACACCGACAAGGCCAAGAAGTCCGATGTCGAGGCGCTCGCGGCGAAGGTGAAGAAGACGCCGTACACGCTGATGAGCCCCGACGACAAGCAGAAGGACCCGATCATGCTGTCGGCGTGGGGCCACCAGCGGACGGTGACGGGGGCGAACGACCCGAACGTCGGCAAGTTCTTCGAGAAGTTCGTGCAGGGCGCGCAGACGCCCGAGCCGGGCGCGGCGTGCACGAGCGGTCTGTCGCAGTGA
- a CDS encoding DUF305 domain-containing protein, whose protein sequence is MAVAVAGVLVAAGAITYAVAEDGGSAETPSAGSADAGFARDMAVHHQQAVEMSYIVRDHTKDVEVRRLAYDIAQTQANQRGMLLGWLDLWELPKVSADPPMTWMDMGDMPSAGEGSLMPGMATDSEMKKLGTLNGKQAEIFYLQLMTDHHKGGIHMAKGCVERCTVGVEKRLAQGMVDAQQSEIDLMAGMLKERGAKARS, encoded by the coding sequence GTGGCCGTGGCCGTGGCGGGCGTGCTCGTCGCGGCCGGCGCGATCACCTACGCCGTGGCCGAGGACGGCGGCTCGGCCGAGACCCCGTCCGCCGGGTCCGCGGACGCCGGTTTCGCGCGTGACATGGCCGTACACCACCAGCAGGCCGTCGAGATGTCGTACATCGTGCGCGACCACACCAAGGACGTCGAGGTGCGGCGGCTCGCCTACGACATCGCGCAGACGCAGGCCAACCAGCGCGGGATGCTGCTGGGCTGGCTGGACCTGTGGGAGCTGCCGAAGGTGTCGGCGGATCCGCCGATGACGTGGATGGACATGGGTGACATGCCGTCGGCGGGCGAGGGTTCGCTGATGCCGGGCATGGCGACCGACAGCGAGATGAAGAAGCTGGGCACGCTGAACGGCAAGCAGGCCGAGATCTTCTATCTGCAGTTGATGACGGACCATCACAAGGGCGGCATCCACATGGCGAAGGGCTGTGTCGAGCGGTGCACGGTCGGTGTGGAGAAGCGGCTCGCGCAGGGGATGGTCGACGCGCAGCAGTCGGAGATCGACCTGATGGCGGGCATGTTGAAGGAGCGGGGCGCGAAAGCGCGTTCCTAG